A stretch of Plasmodium vinckei vinckei genome assembly, chromosome: PVVCY_05 DNA encodes these proteins:
- a CDS encoding transcription elongation factor SPT4, putative, with the protein MATPKGRKKSDMKKIDEPFAEHGDSTKKSRNIAQDDRALKLRACLSCRLLQTEAEFYQNGCSNCKFLQMTGDRHRIQDCTTENFSGFIAITTPTKSWIAQYNDLSKYNPGFYALQVVGELPESIRDLKSNY; encoded by the exons ATGGCAACTCCAAAAg GAAGGAAAAAATCAGACATGAAGAAAATTGATGAGCCATTCGCAGAGCATGG GGACTCAACTAAAAAATCGAGAAATATTGCCCAAGATGATAGGGCCTTAAAATTGCGTGCATGTTTATCTTGCCGTTTGTTGCAAACTGAAGCTGAA ttttATCAAAACGGATGTAGtaattgtaaatttttGCAAATGACAGGGGACAGACATAGGATACAAGATTGTACAACAGAAAATTTTAGTGGGTTTATAGCGATAACTACTCCTACAAAATCATGGATAGCTCAATATAATGACCTTAGCAAATATAATCCGGGTTTTTATGCCTTACAGGTTGTAGGAGAATTACCTGAATCGATAAGAGACTTAAAGTCGAACTAttaa
- a CDS encoding pre-mRNA-splicing factor ATP-dependent RNA helicase PRP22, putative — protein MDGLKKINLIQKINEKLYDHLGIEDENLTEFIIFLCEKSTCLEEFCKEVFENGGEIEQSVLKSIYNLIKKSKNETNDNEKVGENEKDVSNNNVSKEIQEIEKKNEKMKKFGCLSIKNSTNLPDLTDHSSEEEKDKHNSYDKKTEHKSHRHSSHRKKETDENDTSKKNRHKDYSSDDDRGRKRSKYDDGKRSKYDDGKRSKYDDGKRSKYDDGKRSKYDDGKRSKYDDGKRSKYDDGKRSKRDDSSEPDYRALKVGNIFSGSIKKITDFGMFVSFKTREGYKEGLVHITDVEKNNKKINLNENYKRNMIVKVKIKGIFGEKISLNMSEVDQKTGKNLVDDNYKENDFNKNETSFFDNIEDEFKYKKNKHNNDKYSKYFDDPNETIKYESVIKMKSDYSKWEIQQLIKSGIIYDENIKNEYKNLKYEEKIDDEEEMIEIEVNEREPNFLKGQTTKAGANLSPIQIIVNAEGSLARAITTTSALTKERKEEKKNEQNALFDSIPKDISRPWEDPKPNLGERTIAEALKNVGKSYDLPDWKKNYINNNISIGMKNSLPLNEQREKLPIYNLKIDLMKAIKKNNVLIVIGETGSGKTTQIPQYLHEAKYTELGIVGCTQPRRVAAMSIAKRVSEEFGCILGQEVGYSIRFDDCTSNDTIIKYLTDGMLLREALSDTMLSKYSFIILDEAHERTISTDILFCLLKDVVKKRSDFKLIVTSATLDAEKFSTYFFNSPIFTIPGKIFPVEILHSKEPESDYVEACLITVLNIHLNEHPGDILVFLTGQEEINTACEILHERMKKLESMSPPPLIILPIYSSLPSEMQSIIFEPAPPGCRKCILATNIAEASLTIDGIFFVIDPGFCKIKKYDSKRDMDSLIIAPISKANAKQRAGRAGRTGPGKCYRLYTEEAYKNEMAETSVPEIQRINLGSIVLLLKALGVNDFLHFDFMDSPSIETLIHSLESLYYLGALDDNGYLTKLGKKMSNFPMEPNLSKILLTSINFNCTDDICTIVSMISVQNIFYRPQNKILLADKKKNKFVMPQGDLITYLNIYNKWKENSFSNYWCHENFIQSRALKRAQDVRKQLLSIFEKYNYQVKKREDGISNSTNYVNICKSICSGYFNHVCKRDSQQGYTTLLTNQQVFIHPSSTLFSKNPLFVVYHELVLTNKEYIRDCTIIQPQWLIQLAPNLFIPADEKKISKIKLREKIEPLHNYYEEPNAWRLSRRKG, from the exons ATGGATGggttaaagaaaataaacttaattcaaaaaataaatgaaaaattatatgaccATTTAGGAATTGAAGATGAAAACTTAACAgagtttattatttttttatgtgaaAAATCTACATGCTTAGAAGAATTTTGTAAGGAAGTATTTGAAAATGGAGGAGAAATCGAGCAATCAGTACTTAAaagtatttataatttaattaaaaaatcaaaaaatgaaacaaatgataatgaaaagGTTGGAGAAAACGAGAAGGATgtaagtaataataatgtttcAAAAGAGATTCAAGagattgaaaaaaaaaatgaaaaaatgaaaaagtttGGATGCCtatcaattaaaaatagtacCAATTTACCTGATCTTACTGATCATAGTAgtgaagaagaaaaagacAAACACAACtcatatgataaaaaaacagaACATAAATCTCATCGACATTCTAGTcatagaaaaaaagaaacagatgaaaatgatacaTCAAAAAAGAACAGACACAAAGACTATTCTTCAGATGATGACCGAGGTAGAAAAAGATCAAAGTATGACGATGGAAAAAGATCAAAGTATGACGATGGAAAAAGGTCAAAGTATGACGATGGAAAAAGATCAAAGTATGACGATGGAAAAAGATCAAAGTATGACGATGGAAAAAGATCAAAGTATGACGATGGAAAAAGATCAAAGTATGACGATGGAAAAAGATCAAAGCGTGATGACAGTAGTGAACCAGATTACCGGGCACTAAAAGTAGGTAACATATTTAGCGGgagtattaaaaaaattactgACTTTGGGATGtttgtttcttttaaaaCTAGGGAAGGATATAAAGAGGGGTTAGTACATATAACAgatgttgaaaaaaataataaaaaaataaatttaaatgaaaattataaaagaaatatgaTTGTTAAAGtcaaaataaaaggaaTATTTGGTGAGAAGATTAGTTTAAATATGTCTGAAGTTGATCAAAAAACTGGAAAAAATTTAGTTgatgataattataaagaaaatgatttCAACAAAAATGAAACTTCTTTTTTTGACAATATAGAAGatgaatttaaatataaaaaaaataaacataataatgataaatattctAAATACTTTGATGATCCAAATGAAACAATCAAATATGAAAgtgttataaaaatgaaaagtgATTATTCAAAATGGGAAATACaacaattaataaaaagcggcataatatatgatgagaatataaaaaatgaatataaaaatttaaagtatgaagaaaaaatagatgATGAAGAAGAGATGATTGAAATCGAAGTTAATGAAAGAGAgccaaattttttaaaaggaCAAACTACAAAAGCAGGTGCAAATTTATCACCTATCCAAATTATTGTAAATGCTGAAGGATCATTAGCTAGAGCTATAACAACAACATCTGCATTaacaaaagaaagaaaagaagaaaaaaaaaatgaacaaaatgcATTATTTGATTCTATACCTAAAGATATTAGTAGACCTTGGGAAGATCCTAAACCTAATCTAGGAGAAAGAACAATAGCAGaagcattaaaaaatgttggaAAAAGTTATGATCTACCAgattggaaaaaaaattatataaataataatatatctatagGTATGAAAAATTCATTACCTTTAAATGAACAAAGAGAAAAATTAcctatttataatttaaaaattgatTTAATGAaagctataaaaaaaaataatgtactTATAGTTATTGGTGAAACAGGTAGTGGTAAAACGACACAAATACCTCAATATTTACATGAAGCTAAATATACAGAACTTGGAATTGTAGGATGTACACAACCAAGAAGAGTTGCTGCTATGTCAATTGCAAAAAGAGTTAGTGAAGAATTTGGTTGTATATTGGGACAAGAAGTTGGATATTCTATACGTTTTGATGATTGTACTTCCAATGAtacaataattaaatatctAACAGATGGTATGCTTTTAAGAGAAGCCCTAAGCGATACCATGCTATCCAAATATTCCTTCATAATA CTTGACGAAGCCCACGAAAGGACAATCTCAACGGATATCCTTTTTTGCCTTCTAAAG gATGTTGTTAAGAAGAGATCCGATTTTAAGCTCATCGTCACGTCTGCTACTTTAGATGCAGAAAAGTTTTCTACTTACTTTTTCAATTCCCCGATTTTCACAATCCCAGGAAAAATATTCCCAGTCGAG atTCTTCACTCGAAGGAACCGGAAAGTGATTATGTAGAGGCGTGCCTTATCACAGTTTTAAACATTCACCTAAATGAGCATCCTGGCGATATTTTAGTATTTTTAACAGGGCAGGAAGAAATTAATACAGCTTGTGAAATATTACATGAAcgtatgaaaaaattagagAGTATGTCTCCCCCTcctttaattatattaccTATATATTCATCACTGCCATCAGAAATGCAAAGTATAATATTTGAGCCTGCACCCCCAGGATGtagaaaatgtatattagCAACAAACATAGCAGAAGCTAGTTTAACAATAGatggtatattttttgtaatagaTCCTggattttgtaaaataaaaaaatatgattcaAAAAGAGATATGGATTCATTAATAATAGCCCCTATATCTAAAGCAAATGCTAAACAAAGAGCAGGTAGAGCAGGTAGAACTGGGCCTGGTAAATGCTATAGGTTATATACTGAAGAGGCATATAAGAATGAAATGGCAGAAACTAGCGTACCAGAAATACAGAGAATAAACTTAGGAAGtatagtattattattaaaagcaTTAGGGGTTAATGATTTTTTACACTTTGATTTTATGGATTCACCATCTATTGAAACTCTTATACACTCATTAGAaagtttatattatttaggGGCATTAGATGATAATGGCTATTTAACTAAGttaggaaaaaaaatgtcaaATTTTCCTATGGAACCTAATTTATCTAAGATATTATTAACttcaattaattttaattgtaCTGATGATATATGTACTATCGTTAGTATGATCAGTGTtcagaatattttttatagacctcaaaataaaattttattagcagataaaaaaaaaaataaatttgtaatGCCACAAGGAGATttaattacatatttaaatatttataataaatggaaagaaaatagtttttcaaattattgGTGtcatgaaaattttattcaaTCAAGAGCATTAAAAAGAGCTCAAGATGTTCGAAAacaattattatcaatttttgaaaaatataattatcaagttaaaaaaagagaagaTGGTATTAGTAATTCTACTAattatgttaatatatgtaaaagtATTTGTTCAGGATATTTTAATCATGTATGTAAAAGAGATAGTCAACAAGGATATACAACTTTATTAACAAACCAACAAGTTTTTATACATCCATCTTCAACTCTTTTTAGTAAGAATCCATTATTTGTTGTATATCATGAACTCGTTTTAActaataaagaatatataagaGATTGTACAATAATTCAACCCCAATGGCTAATACAATTAGCTCCTAACTTATTTATACCAGccgatgaaaaaaaaatatcaaagaTTAAACTTAGAGAAAAAATCGAGCCCCTACATAATTACTATGAAGAACCCAATGCTTGGCGATTGTCTAGAAGAAAAGGGTAG